A stretch of the Elephas maximus indicus isolate mEleMax1 chromosome 3, mEleMax1 primary haplotype, whole genome shotgun sequence genome encodes the following:
- the DUS3L gene encoding tRNA-dihydrouridine(47) synthase [NAD(P)(+)]-like isoform X6, translated as MWRLGCALQSMLGLVVFCRLTWPRVVTAAICGLAQQILGSGDPEIKQVLPVALRCSQAGAGWSYLTTKEQFHEFLEARGEEKFAQETEAVEPESHDLAEPEAKRVRLADGQVEDGQTVAGQTEEASELLEQPQAQKRARGQNKSRPHLKPTHYDGNRLCPSLIQGSASKCFFGDRCRFLHDVGRYLETKPADLGPCCVLFETFGRCPYGVTCRFAGAHLGPEGQNLVREELAAQGAHTLPVRNTLDKTLQQQLRKRKVRFERAEWALLQLSQGQPLGPVSTAAATPEAAAAEGAPGQGHGDAQQALPGPDATALPSSPVKTCGPLTDEDVIKLRPCEKKRLDIGGKLYLAPLTTCGNLPFRRICKRFGADVTCGEMAVCTNLLQGQTSEWALLKRHHSEDLFGVQLEGAFPDTMTRCAELLNRTIEVDFVDINVGCPIDLVYKKVAAPGPGVRGRRLCPHEPLHQVPADCPWHEPGAGRATDGEDPHRCPGAGQPSPSPAARAAGLGCGTRHAPRPLAGAALHQDGRLAVH; from the exons ATGTGGCGGCTCGGATGCGCCTTGCAAAGCATGCTGGGGCTTGTAGTTTTTTGTCGTCTAACGTGGCCGAGGGTAGTAACCGCTGCTATCTGTGGTTTAGCTCAGCAAATTCTGGGTAGTGGCGACCCAGAGATAAAACAGGTCCTCCCCGTGGCCTTGAGGTGTTCCCAGGCTGGAGCTGGATGGTC GTACCTCACCACCAAGGAGCAGTTCCACGAATTCCTGGAAGCCAGAGGGGAGGAGAAGTTCGCCCAGGAAACCGAAGCCGTAGAACCTGAGAGCCATGACCTGGCAGAGCCTGAGGCCAAGCGGGTCCGGCTGGCGGATGGGCAGGTGGAAGATGGGCAGACAGTGGCTGGACAGACAGAGGAAGCATCTGAGCTCCTGGAGCAGCCTCAGGCTCAGAAGAGGGCCCGAGGCCAGAACAAGAGCCGGCCCCACCTGAAGCCCACCCACtatgatggcaacaggctttgcCCTTCCCTGATCCAG GGGTCAGCTTCCAAGTGTTTCTTTGGCGACCGCTGCCGCTTCCTGCACGACGTTGGCCGATACCTGGAGACCAAGCCGGCTGACCTGGGCCCCTGCTGCGTGCTGTTTGAGACCTTCGGCAGATGCCCCTATGGCGTCACCTGCCGCTTCGCTGGGGCCCACCTGGGGCCTGAGGGCCAGAACCTGGTGCGGGAGGAGCTGGCAGCCCAAGGGGCCCACACCCTACCCGTCCGCAACACCCTGGACAAGACCCTGCAGCAGCAGCTGCGTAAGCGCAAAGTCAGATTTGAGCGGGCCGAGTGGGCTCTGCTCCAACTAAGCCAGGGGCAGCCACTGGGCCCTGTGTCCACTGCTGCTGCCACCCCCGAGGCCGCAGCGGCTGAGGGTGCTCCAGGGCAGGGCCATGGTGACGCCCAGCAGGCCCTCCCAGGGCCAGATGCCACTGCCCTTCCCAGCAGCCCCGTGAAGACCTGCGGGCCCCTGACGGACGAGGACGTAATCAAGCTTAGGCCCTGCGAGAAGAAGCGT CTGGACATTGGTGGCAAATTGTATCTGGCACCCCTCACCACG TGCGGGAATCTGCCGTTCCGGCGTATCTGCAAGCGCTTCGGGGCAGACGTGACTTGCGGGGAGATGGCCGTCTGCACCAACCTGCTGCAGGGCCAGACGTCCGAGTGGGCCCTGCTCAAACGCCACCACAGCGAAGACCTCTTTGGGGTGCAG CTGGAGGGTGCCTTCCCTGACACCATGACCCGGTGTGCAGAGCTGCTGAACCGCACCATCGAGGTGGACTTTGTGGACATCAACGTCGGCTGCCCCATCGACCTCGTGTACAAGAAGGTGGCGGCCCCTGGCCCTGGAGTCCGAG GGCGGAGGCTGTGCCCTCATGAGCCGCTCCACCAAGTTCCGGCAGATTGTCCTTGGCATGAACCAG GTGCTGGACGTGCCACTGACGGTGAAGACCCGCACAGGTGTCCAGGAGCGGGCCAACCTAGCCCATCGCCTGCTGCCAGAGCTGCGGGATTGGGGTGTGGCACTCGTCACG CTCCACGGCCGCTCGCGGGAGCAGCGCTACACCAAGATGGCCGACTGGCAGTACATTGA